From one Nonomuraea polychroma genomic stretch:
- a CDS encoding MFS transporter, with the protein MANAKAVDAPPSPGSVKTGAGGNPWLVLLAVSLGVIMVMLDGTVVGIANPSIQLDLKALLSDLQWVTSGYLLALAVFLITAGKLGDLFGHKRVFLIGVGGFALSSVGIGFSAELADVIPGVTPVGALIGLRVLQGLFGALLQPAALALLRSAFPGEKLNQAMGAWGAIIGLSSAAGPIVGGVLVEQASWQTVFFINAPVGVVALIMGILLIKDSRAQTMARIDWLGVLLLSGAMFALVWTIIKAPEWGWGDSTTLTFVAGFAVLIGAFIFWQSRAEKLGRQPLVPLSLFRNVSISIGTVLMMMVAFAMFGAMFFLGFFFQGVHGLSPLEAGLRMLPMSAGMIFASPLAGMALGRFGPKITMAAGLLVTAFSMFLMSRLSIDASFIESGIPFLLLAFGMSPVFVGATEIIVGNAPAGLTGVAGGVQQSAMQVGGALGTAVLGAVMAAQISATLPGHLGPAAQGIPAAQLAGLEKAAAFGTAPPGLGQPIVDAVHNSFMDGMSVAFLVSTGIAVLTAALTLFVKAGRKTEGQPVHMG; encoded by the coding sequence ATGGCGAACGCGAAGGCGGTCGACGCACCGCCATCGCCTGGCTCTGTGAAGACGGGGGCAGGAGGCAATCCGTGGCTGGTGCTGCTGGCCGTCAGCCTCGGCGTCATCATGGTGATGCTCGACGGCACGGTCGTCGGCATCGCCAACCCGTCCATCCAGCTGGACCTGAAGGCCTTGCTGTCCGACCTGCAGTGGGTCACCAGCGGTTACCTGCTGGCCCTGGCGGTCTTCCTGATCACCGCGGGAAAGCTGGGCGACCTGTTCGGGCACAAGAGGGTCTTCCTCATCGGTGTGGGCGGCTTCGCGCTCTCCTCGGTGGGCATCGGCTTCAGCGCCGAACTGGCCGACGTCATTCCCGGCGTCACGCCGGTCGGTGCATTGATCGGCCTGCGCGTGCTTCAGGGTCTGTTCGGCGCGCTGCTCCAGCCCGCCGCCCTGGCGCTGCTGCGTAGTGCGTTCCCCGGTGAGAAGCTGAACCAGGCGATGGGGGCCTGGGGCGCGATCATCGGTCTGTCCAGCGCCGCCGGCCCGATCGTGGGCGGCGTGCTGGTCGAGCAGGCGAGCTGGCAGACGGTCTTCTTCATCAACGCGCCCGTCGGCGTCGTCGCCCTGATCATGGGCATCCTGCTGATCAAGGACAGTCGTGCGCAGACAATGGCCAGGATCGACTGGCTGGGCGTGCTGCTGCTGTCCGGCGCGATGTTCGCGCTCGTCTGGACGATCATCAAGGCGCCCGAGTGGGGCTGGGGTGACAGCACGACCCTGACCTTCGTGGCCGGGTTCGCGGTGCTCATCGGGGCCTTCATCTTCTGGCAGAGCAGGGCTGAGAAACTGGGCAGGCAGCCGCTGGTGCCGCTGTCGCTGTTCAGGAATGTTTCGATCTCCATCGGCACCGTGCTGATGATGATGGTCGCCTTCGCCATGTTCGGCGCGATGTTCTTCCTGGGCTTCTTCTTCCAGGGTGTGCACGGCCTGTCGCCGCTGGAGGCCGGCCTGCGCATGTTGCCGATGAGCGCCGGCATGATCTTCGCTTCGCCGCTGGCCGGCATGGCGCTCGGCAGGTTCGGGCCGAAGATCACGATGGCGGCGGGTCTGCTGGTCACTGCCTTCTCGATGTTCCTCATGTCCAGGCTCAGCATCGACGCGTCGTTCATCGAGAGCGGCATCCCGTTCCTCCTGCTGGCCTTCGGCATGTCGCCGGTCTTCGTGGGCGCCACGGAGATCATCGTCGGCAACGCCCCGGCGGGGTTGACCGGCGTGGCCGGCGGCGTGCAGCAGTCGGCCATGCAGGTCGGTGGCGCGCTCGGCACCGCGGTCCTGGGCGCGGTGATGGCCGCCCAGATCTCCGCCACGCTGCCCGGCCACCTCGGCCCGGCGGCCCAGGGGATCCCGGCCGCACAGCTGGCGGGGCTGGAGAAGGCGGCCGCGTTCGGGACGGCGCCGCCCGGGCTGGGGCAGCCGATCGTGGACGCCGTGCACAACTCGTTCATGGACGGCATGTCCGTGGCCTTCCTCGTCAGCACCGGCATCGCCGTGCTCACCGCCGCCCTGACCCTCTTCGTGAAGGCGGGCCGCAAGACCGAGGGCCAGCCGGTCCACATGGGTTGA
- a CDS encoding TetR/AcrR family transcriptional regulator: MEQASRSAGTVRPGGRTARVRAAVLEATQDELVEHGFHGLTMDQVAARAGVGKTTVYRRWGSPAGLVTDLMTELADQSSPHADTGSIESDLRVNALAVCEAVNDGRLGATFQAMIAAATCDRQAADALRAFYLRRIEEWAGAVELAVQRGDLPRGTDAMEVIRAVSAPLYYRLVVTREPVTPEVAERSVQRALAAARAGAFIP, from the coding sequence ATGGAGCAAGCTTCCCGCTCGGCGGGAACCGTGCGGCCTGGTGGCCGTACTGCGCGCGTGCGCGCTGCCGTGCTCGAGGCCACCCAGGACGAGCTGGTCGAGCACGGCTTCCATGGCCTCACCATGGATCAAGTGGCGGCCAGGGCGGGTGTCGGCAAGACCACGGTCTACCGGCGCTGGGGGAGCCCGGCGGGCCTGGTCACCGACCTCATGACCGAGCTGGCAGATCAGTCGTCGCCGCACGCCGACACCGGCTCGATCGAGAGCGACCTGCGGGTCAACGCCCTGGCCGTGTGCGAGGCGGTCAACGACGGGCGGCTCGGGGCCACGTTCCAGGCGATGATCGCCGCCGCCACCTGCGACCGGCAGGCGGCCGACGCCCTGCGGGCCTTCTATCTGCGCCGCATCGAGGAATGGGCCGGCGCCGTGGAGCTGGCCGTCCAGCGGGGCGACCTTCCCCGGGGGACCGACGCCATGGAGGTGATCCGGGCGGTCTCGGCCCCGCTCTACTACCGTCTGGTGGTCACGCGGGAGCCGGTGACGCCGGAGGTCGCCGAACGCTCGGTCCAACGGGCGCTCGCCGCCGCCCGGGCCGGGGCGTTCATCCCCTAG
- a CDS encoding zinc metalloprotease, producing the protein MARRATAVSLACLLTVVIAPPLQLSAARAAVCAGSPHRSTPGPRSPKPEDVAKLMAELDRRLAGVTPPTTITVPTRVHVLTRGVRKVSDQAIRSQIAVLNSAYGGAFGGVDTGVRFRLDSISVRDNATWFTDPVGHEQPMKNALHKGGAETLNLYIAQLSELMLGFASYPYWYAGAPLLDGVVIDWRSLPGGAMTNYNRGFTGVHEIGHWLGLFHTFENGCRQPGDGIDDTPAEAKPTEACPAHKDTCPQAGPDPTRNFMDYAHDRCMAEFTQGQARRMHEIWAAYRHTSKI; encoded by the coding sequence ATGGCCCGGCGCGCGACCGCCGTCTCGTTGGCATGCCTGCTCACAGTGGTGATCGCGCCACCGCTCCAGCTCAGTGCCGCCCGGGCCGCCGTCTGCGCCGGATCTCCGCACAGGAGCACGCCGGGGCCGCGCTCGCCCAAGCCGGAAGACGTGGCCAAGCTCATGGCCGAGCTCGACCGGCGGCTGGCCGGGGTCACGCCGCCCACGACGATCACCGTGCCCACCCGGGTGCACGTCCTCACCCGAGGTGTCCGCAAGGTCTCGGATCAGGCGATCAGGAGCCAGATCGCGGTGCTCAACTCCGCGTACGGCGGCGCCTTCGGCGGCGTGGACACCGGCGTGCGCTTCCGGCTCGACAGCATCTCGGTCAGGGACAACGCCACCTGGTTCACCGATCCCGTGGGTCACGAGCAGCCGATGAAGAACGCGCTGCACAAGGGCGGTGCTGAAACGCTCAACCTCTACATCGCCCAGCTCAGCGAGCTGATGCTGGGCTTCGCCAGCTACCCCTACTGGTACGCGGGCGCGCCCCTGCTCGACGGTGTCGTGATCGACTGGCGCAGCCTGCCCGGTGGCGCGATGACCAACTACAACCGGGGCTTCACCGGCGTCCACGAGATCGGCCACTGGCTCGGCCTGTTCCACACCTTCGAGAACGGCTGCCGGCAGCCCGGCGACGGCATCGACGACACCCCGGCGGAGGCCAAGCCGACCGAGGCGTGCCCGGCGCACAAGGACACGTGCCCTCAGGCCGGGCCAGATCCCACGCGGAACTTCATGGACTACGCCCATGACCGATGCATGGCGGAGTTCACGCAGGGGCAGGCGCGGCGGATGCACGAGATCTGGGCCGCGTACCGGCACACCTCAAAAATTTAG
- a CDS encoding DEAD/DEAH box helicase: MSTFAASHLSPSYPDRAAWGTAPKLRAWQQEAFDLYFRHEPRDFLTVATPGAGKTTYALRIASELLTRGVIRAITIVTPTEHLKRQWADAAGKVGIGIDPEFKNSQGTTSRDYTGVAVTYAQVAMHPALHRARTEARKTLIIFDEIHHAGDAKSWGDGVREAFEPATRRLQLTGTPFRSDDNPIPFVAYEEDGEGLKRSVADYSYGYGPALDDGVVRPVIFLAYSGEMKWRTRAGDEIAATLGTPLTKDQLSQAWRAALDPKGDWIRQVMQAADRRLTEVRRGVPDAGGLVIATDHETARAYARHLRNITGEGATVVLSDDPGASKKIKQFAASQDRWLVAVRMVSEGVDIPRLCVGVYATSTSTPLFFAQAVGRFVRARKRGETASVFLPSVPTLMGLANEMEVERDHVLNKRPPEDGLDDSLLEQANRKKDNPDVLGDELPFETMETSATFDRVLFDGGEFGTGAEVGSAEEEDFIGLPGLLEPDQVATLLRKRQSDQQAARRKQQPAEESRETLAPHEQIAELRKELNGLVGAWNHRTGQPHGVIHAELRRTCGGPPIAQATAEQIQERIDTIRRWATQRR; encoded by the coding sequence GTGAGCACCTTCGCCGCGTCCCACCTTTCGCCTTCCTATCCAGACCGCGCCGCATGGGGCACCGCTCCCAAGTTGCGTGCCTGGCAGCAAGAGGCGTTCGACCTCTACTTCAGGCACGAGCCACGTGACTTCCTCACCGTGGCGACGCCGGGCGCGGGCAAGACGACCTACGCCCTGCGCATCGCCAGCGAGCTGCTCACCCGCGGGGTGATCCGGGCGATCACCATCGTGACGCCCACCGAGCACCTCAAGCGCCAGTGGGCCGACGCCGCCGGGAAGGTCGGCATCGGCATCGATCCCGAGTTCAAGAACAGCCAGGGCACGACGTCACGCGACTACACCGGGGTCGCGGTGACGTACGCGCAGGTCGCCATGCACCCCGCCCTGCACAGGGCGCGCACGGAGGCGCGCAAGACCCTGATCATCTTCGACGAGATCCACCACGCCGGCGACGCCAAGTCGTGGGGCGACGGCGTGCGGGAGGCCTTCGAGCCTGCCACGCGCCGCCTCCAGCTCACCGGGACGCCGTTCAGGTCCGACGACAACCCGATCCCCTTCGTCGCCTACGAGGAGGACGGGGAGGGCCTCAAACGCAGCGTCGCCGACTATTCCTACGGCTACGGGCCCGCCCTCGACGACGGGGTCGTGCGGCCGGTCATCTTCCTCGCCTACTCCGGGGAGATGAAGTGGCGCACGCGGGCCGGCGACGAGATCGCCGCGACGCTGGGCACGCCGCTCACCAAGGACCAGCTCTCGCAGGCGTGGCGGGCCGCGCTCGACCCCAAGGGCGACTGGATCCGCCAGGTCATGCAGGCCGCCGACCGCCGCCTCACCGAGGTGCGCAGGGGCGTGCCCGACGCGGGCGGCCTGGTCATCGCGACCGATCATGAGACCGCCCGCGCCTACGCGCGCCACCTGCGCAACATCACCGGCGAGGGCGCCACCGTGGTCCTCTCCGACGACCCCGGCGCCTCGAAGAAGATCAAGCAGTTCGCCGCGTCGCAGGACCGCTGGCTGGTGGCCGTACGCATGGTCTCGGAAGGCGTCGACATCCCCCGCCTGTGCGTGGGCGTCTACGCCACCTCGACCTCGACCCCGCTCTTCTTCGCCCAGGCGGTGGGCCGTTTCGTACGCGCACGCAAGCGGGGCGAGACGGCTTCGGTCTTCCTCCCCTCGGTGCCGACCCTCATGGGCCTGGCCAACGAGATGGAGGTGGAGCGCGACCACGTGCTCAACAAGCGGCCTCCGGAGGACGGCCTCGACGACAGCCTCTTGGAGCAGGCCAACCGCAAGAAGGACAACCCGGACGTCCTGGGTGACGAGCTGCCGTTCGAGACGATGGAGACGTCGGCCACGTTCGACCGGGTGTTGTTCGACGGCGGCGAGTTCGGCACGGGCGCGGAGGTCGGCTCCGCCGAGGAGGAGGACTTCATCGGCCTGCCCGGGCTCCTGGAGCCCGACCAGGTGGCGACCCTCCTCCGCAAACGGCAGTCGGACCAGCAGGCAGCCAGGCGCAAGCAGCAGCCGGCTGAGGAGTCGCGCGAGACACTGGCGCCGCACGAGCAGATCGCGGAGCTGCGGAAGGAGCTCAACGGCCTGGTGGGCGCCTGGAACCACCGCACGGGCCAGCCGCACGGGGTCATCCACGCGGAGCTGCGCCGCACCTGCGGCGGCCCGCCGATCGCCCAGGCGACGGCCGAGCAGATCCAGGAGCGGATCGACACGATCCGCCGCTGGGCCACCCAGCGGCGCTGA
- a CDS encoding IclR family transcriptional regulator — protein MGETIQSVERAAAILRLLASGPRQLGVAELARALGLPKGTLHGILRTLVRVGFVEQDQATGKYRLGATLLHLGSSYLDVNELRTRAINWADALAGRSRESAWIGTLHEGHVLVIHHVFRPDDSLQTLQVGTYLPTHASALGKVLLAYDPYGETLPQPLQPHTKKTIVDPGLLETELEQVRTRGWAAEMEELTEGEVAIAAPIKDSRGIVVGAIGIRGAVERLAPEGGLHMEFVSYVRDAARAITRDLAR, from the coding sequence GTGGGAGAGACGATTCAGTCGGTCGAGCGGGCCGCCGCGATCCTGCGGCTGCTCGCCTCCGGTCCCCGCCAGCTAGGGGTGGCGGAGCTGGCGAGGGCGCTCGGCCTGCCGAAGGGGACGCTGCACGGCATCCTGCGCACGCTCGTCCGCGTCGGCTTCGTCGAGCAGGACCAGGCCACGGGGAAATACCGCCTCGGGGCCACGCTGCTCCACCTGGGCAGCAGCTACCTCGACGTCAACGAGCTGCGCACCCGGGCCATCAACTGGGCCGACGCGCTCGCCGGCCGCAGCAGGGAGAGCGCCTGGATCGGCACCCTGCACGAGGGCCACGTCCTGGTGATCCACCACGTGTTCCGGCCCGACGACAGCTTGCAGACGCTCCAGGTGGGCACATACCTGCCGACCCACGCCAGCGCGCTCGGCAAGGTCCTGCTCGCCTACGACCCGTACGGCGAGACGCTCCCCCAGCCGCTGCAGCCGCACACCAAGAAGACCATCGTCGACCCCGGCCTCCTGGAGACCGAGCTGGAGCAGGTCAGGACGCGCGGCTGGGCGGCCGAGATGGAGGAGCTGACCGAGGGCGAGGTGGCCATCGCCGCGCCCATCAAGGACTCGCGCGGCATCGTGGTGGGCGCCATCGGCATCCGCGGCGCGGTCGAGCGGCTTGCGCCGGAAGGGGGGCTGCACATGGAGTTCGTCTCCTACGTACGCGACGCGGCCCGCGCGATCACACGCGATCTCGCCCGGTGA
- a CDS encoding YqgE/AlgH family protein, translating into MAEAIYVGGLLVATPLLDDPNFRRSVVLVLEHDHDGGTLGVVLNRPSDISVTQVLPVWDPLVTGPPVLFEGGPVQTDSALALAAVPSGEEPLGWRRLHAGTPAVSRLGTVDLDAPPEILQGEIAQMRIFAGYAGWSSGQLESEIAEGAWYVVDSEAGDTFHDDPGSLWRHVLRRQPGELAFVATCPDDPTMN; encoded by the coding sequence ATGGCGGAAGCGATCTACGTCGGCGGTTTGTTGGTGGCGACGCCGCTTCTCGACGACCCCAACTTCCGGCGTAGTGTCGTCTTGGTCCTCGAGCACGACCACGACGGCGGCACCCTGGGAGTGGTGCTCAACAGGCCGAGCGACATCTCGGTGACCCAGGTGCTGCCCGTGTGGGACCCGCTGGTGACCGGGCCGCCGGTGCTCTTCGAGGGCGGACCCGTGCAGACCGACAGCGCACTGGCGCTGGCGGCGGTCCCGAGCGGGGAAGAGCCGCTCGGCTGGCGCAGGCTGCACGCCGGCACCCCTGCCGTGTCCCGGCTCGGCACGGTGGACCTGGACGCTCCGCCGGAGATCCTCCAGGGCGAGATCGCGCAGATGCGCATCTTCGCGGGGTACGCGGGCTGGTCCTCGGGACAGCTGGAGAGCGAGATCGCCGAGGGCGCCTGGTATGTCGTCGACTCCGAAGCCGGTGACACCTTCCACGACGATCCCGGCTCGCTCTGGCGGCACGTGCTGCGCAGGCAGCCAGGCGAGCTGGCCTTCGTGGCCACGTGCCCGGACGACCCGACGATGAACTAG
- a CDS encoding DUF3039 domain-containing protein, with translation MSTKILPEQETTPRTSHGDGDHERFAHYADKHKITESMVTGTPIRALCGKVWVPSRDPKKYPVCPECKEIYESLPVGGGDQGGDKQ, from the coding sequence GTGAGCACGAAGATCCTCCCAGAGCAGGAAACCACGCCGCGGACGTCGCACGGCGACGGCGATCATGAGCGATTCGCGCACTACGCGGACAAGCACAAGATCACCGAGAGCATGGTGACGGGCACGCCGATCCGCGCCCTGTGCGGCAAGGTCTGGGTGCCCAGCCGCGACCCCAAGAAATATCCGGTGTGCCCGGAGTGCAAGGAAATCTACGAGAGCCTGCCCGTGGGCGGCGGCGATCAGGGCGGCGACAAACAGTGA
- a CDS encoding MFS transporter, with amino-acid sequence MTGPKALDAPHKTPRIFGPAYRTATLGILLVITLVAFEGMSVGVVMPDVADELDALNLYGLSFSAFLISSLFANVVAGLWADRRGYPMPFLAGLMLFVAGMGLAGAAQSATMFLAARAVQGLGAGASIVALFVMIARVYPAEMRPKAFAAISAAWVVPSMVGPAVAGSVAEQWGWRYVFYGIIPLIVPALVMLVPALRSPRSADVAPGDGPRSRPLAMTLAAAATAGGAAALLHGVDRLHLAPVSGALETVAGLGFLIYGLYRLLPPGALRFVRGLPTTVLMRGFFSAAFFGVNSFIPLALQEVRGFDAREAGIALTTGALGWSTGSYLQSRRSVEPHRRLRVGAASLTGGILLSLLSVLPGMSGWVAVPAWIVAGFGMGLAMATISVTVLKQSPENEQGANSAALSVTDMLGSALAIGVGGALVNLIGHTSAEIATGFVVICLLMAAVGLAATLLAGRIR; translated from the coding sequence GTGACAGGACCGAAAGCACTCGACGCTCCCCACAAGACTCCCCGGATCTTCGGCCCGGCCTACCGTACCGCCACCCTTGGCATCCTGCTCGTCATCACGCTCGTGGCCTTCGAGGGCATGTCGGTCGGGGTGGTCATGCCGGACGTCGCCGATGAGCTGGACGCGTTGAACCTTTACGGTCTGAGCTTCTCCGCCTTCCTGATCTCCAGCTTGTTCGCGAACGTGGTCGCCGGGCTCTGGGCGGATCGGCGCGGTTACCCGATGCCGTTCTTGGCCGGGCTGATGCTCTTCGTGGCCGGTATGGGGCTGGCGGGGGCCGCGCAGTCGGCGACGATGTTCCTTGCGGCCCGGGCCGTCCAGGGGCTGGGCGCGGGGGCCTCGATCGTGGCGCTGTTCGTGATGATCGCGAGGGTCTATCCGGCCGAGATGCGACCCAAGGCGTTCGCCGCGATCTCCGCTGCCTGGGTGGTGCCCTCCATGGTCGGCCCGGCCGTCGCGGGATCCGTGGCCGAGCAGTGGGGCTGGCGGTACGTCTTCTACGGGATCATCCCGCTGATCGTGCCCGCGCTGGTGATGCTCGTCCCCGCGCTGCGGAGCCCGCGGTCAGCCGACGTGGCGCCCGGGGACGGCCCGCGGTCGCGGCCGCTGGCGATGACGCTGGCCGCGGCGGCGACGGCCGGTGGCGCCGCGGCGTTGCTGCACGGGGTGGACCGGCTGCACCTGGCTCCCGTCTCGGGTGCTCTGGAGACGGTGGCCGGGCTGGGCTTCCTGATCTACGGCCTGTACCGGTTGCTGCCGCCCGGCGCGTTGCGATTCGTCCGAGGACTGCCCACGACCGTGCTGATGCGCGGGTTCTTCTCGGCCGCCTTCTTCGGGGTGAACTCCTTCATCCCGCTGGCGCTGCAGGAAGTGAGAGGCTTCGATGCGCGGGAGGCCGGGATCGCGCTGACCACGGGGGCGCTCGGCTGGTCGACCGGGTCATACCTGCAGAGCCGGCGGAGCGTGGAGCCGCACCGGAGGCTCAGGGTCGGGGCGGCGAGCCTGACGGGAGGCATCCTGCTGTCCCTGCTGTCTGTTCTGCCGGGGATGAGCGGGTGGGTCGCGGTGCCCGCGTGGATCGTGGCCGGGTTCGGGATGGGACTCGCCATGGCCACCATCAGCGTCACGGTGCTCAAGCAGTCGCCCGAGAACGAGCAGGGCGCCAACTCGGCGGCGCTGTCCGTGACGGACATGCTGGGCTCCGCACTGGCCATCGGGGTCGGCGGGGCGCTGGTCAACCTGATCGGTCACACCTCCGCCGAGATCGCCACCGGGTTCGTCGTCATCTGCCTCCTCATGGCGGCCGTCGGGCTGGCAGCCACGCTGCTCGCCGGGCGCATCCGCTGA
- a CDS encoding class I SAM-dependent DNA methyltransferase: MTEPDFLHTTRASYDAIATDYADFFRDVWAGMPLERAMFAAFAELVKDSGPVADVGSGPGQVTALLHGLGLDVFGVDLSPEMVALARRTFPGLRFEEGSMLALDLPDGKLGGLVASYSIIHVPLERLPEVFSEFHRVLAPGGHLLVAFQVGDEPLRLTDGFGHAISLDFHRRQPDQIAEMLDAADFTVDARLIREPKPGTRESTPQAMLLARKPATA, translated from the coding sequence GTGACCGAACCGGACTTCCTGCATACCACGCGGGCGTCCTATGACGCCATTGCCACCGACTACGCCGACTTCTTCCGTGACGTGTGGGCGGGCATGCCGCTGGAGCGGGCGATGTTCGCCGCGTTCGCCGAGCTCGTAAAGGACTCCGGGCCCGTGGCGGACGTCGGCTCCGGTCCGGGGCAGGTCACGGCGCTTCTGCACGGGCTGGGGCTGGACGTGTTCGGCGTGGACCTGTCGCCGGAGATGGTGGCGCTGGCCCGGCGCACGTTCCCCGGCCTGCGGTTCGAGGAGGGCTCGATGCTGGCCCTGGACCTGCCTGACGGGAAGCTGGGCGGTCTGGTGGCCAGCTACTCGATCATCCACGTTCCCCTGGAACGGCTGCCCGAGGTGTTCTCCGAGTTCCACCGGGTGCTGGCTCCCGGGGGTCACCTGCTGGTGGCGTTCCAGGTCGGGGACGAGCCCCTGCGCCTCACGGACGGGTTCGGCCATGCCATCTCACTGGATTTCCACCGCCGCCAGCCGGACCAGATCGCCGAAATGCTGGACGCGGCGGATTTCACCGTGGACGCCCGCCTGATACGGGAGCCGAAGCCGGGCACCCGCGAATCCACCCCGCAGGCCATGCTCCTGGCCCGCAAGCCCGCGACCGCCTAA
- a CDS encoding alpha/beta fold hydrolase — protein sequence MPYITATDGTDIFYKDWGSGQPVVFSHGWPLNADAWDSQLRLVAENGYRAIAHDRRGHGRSAQPWNGNDMDTYADDLFGLLETLDVRGAILVGHSTGGGEVARFLGRHGSARVSKAVLLGAVPPLMLKTDANPGGVPIEVFDDIRAGVLADRSQFYKDLSAPFYGANRPGSTVSQGTRDAFWLMSMQCGLKGAYDCIKQFSETDFTDDLRRIDVPTLIAHGDDDQIVPIANAAIKSAELVKDATLKVYEGAPHGLTGSYNDAFNADLMAFIQS from the coding sequence ATGCCGTACATCACCGCCACCGACGGCACCGACATCTTCTACAAGGACTGGGGCTCCGGCCAGCCGGTCGTGTTCAGCCACGGCTGGCCGCTGAACGCCGACGCCTGGGACAGCCAGCTCCGCCTGGTGGCCGAGAACGGCTACCGCGCCATCGCCCACGACCGCCGTGGCCACGGACGCTCCGCCCAACCGTGGAACGGCAACGACATGGACACCTACGCCGACGACCTGTTCGGTCTCCTGGAGACCCTGGACGTGCGCGGGGCGATCCTGGTCGGCCACTCGACGGGCGGCGGCGAGGTGGCCCGCTTCCTCGGCCGCCACGGCAGCGCCCGCGTCTCCAAAGCGGTGCTCCTCGGCGCCGTGCCGCCGCTGATGCTCAAGACGGACGCCAACCCCGGAGGGGTGCCCATCGAGGTCTTCGACGACATCCGCGCGGGCGTGCTGGCCGACCGCTCACAGTTCTACAAGGACCTCAGCGCCCCCTTCTACGGCGCCAACCGGCCCGGCTCGACCGTCTCTCAGGGCACGCGCGACGCGTTCTGGCTGATGAGCATGCAGTGCGGGCTGAAGGGCGCCTACGACTGCATCAAGCAGTTCTCGGAGACGGACTTCACCGACGACCTGCGGCGCATCGACGTGCCGACGCTGATCGCGCACGGCGACGACGACCAGATCGTCCCCATCGCGAACGCGGCCATCAAGTCGGCCGAGCTCGTCAAGGACGCCACTCTGAAGGTGTACGAAGGGGCTCCGCATGGCTTGACGGGCTCGTACAACGACGCCTTCAACGCCGACTTGATGGCCTTCATCCAGAGCTGA
- a CDS encoding TetR family transcriptional regulator has product MGLRERKKEKTRLALLDAALDLFLEQGYESTTVEQIAGAVDVSPRTFFRYFTSKDHLVLWFHDHGEEIMLETLTSRPADEPPFTVLMHALRAVLSDMQGSTPEESARFLKLRRILDENPRLIGQSVARGAQTERRLAELVAERRGADPDNDQLSHLIVAFAMSTLRVGFECPRRDGTLVEITDRMGETIDLAERSLQPGWDLQRPDR; this is encoded by the coding sequence GTGGGTCTTCGGGAACGTAAGAAGGAAAAGACGCGCCTGGCGCTCCTGGACGCGGCGCTGGACCTGTTCCTCGAACAAGGATACGAGTCGACCACGGTGGAGCAGATCGCAGGGGCTGTCGACGTCTCGCCCCGCACCTTCTTCCGTTACTTCACCAGCAAAGATCACCTGGTGCTGTGGTTCCACGACCACGGTGAGGAGATCATGCTGGAGACCCTGACGTCCCGCCCGGCGGACGAGCCCCCGTTCACCGTGCTCATGCACGCGCTGCGCGCCGTGCTGAGCGACATGCAGGGGTCAACGCCAGAGGAGTCCGCGAGGTTCCTGAAACTGCGCCGGATCCTGGACGAGAATCCGCGGCTGATCGGCCAGTCGGTGGCCCGGGGCGCGCAGACCGAGCGCCGCCTGGCGGAGCTGGTGGCCGAGCGCCGGGGCGCCGATCCCGACAACGACCAGCTCTCGCATCTCATCGTGGCGTTCGCCATGTCCACGTTGCGGGTGGGCTTCGAGTGCCCGCGCCGCGACGGGACGCTGGTGGAGATCACCGACCGCATGGGCGAGACCATCGACCTGGCCGAGCGCTCACTCCAGCCGGGCTGGGACCTCCAGCGGCCGGACCGCTAG
- a CDS encoding STAS domain-containing protein gives MSSEANRKPTLSVTSGLSRNAVILRLEGELDVNAVPVLREHLQRIWELPPQPFLILDLGQVAFCDSMGMNELLSVMQRCEARGTRLLLGGVHGVMARVLSITGLRHAFEVFARFDDALRLAVAAS, from the coding sequence ATGTCATCTGAGGCCAACCGGAAGCCGACGCTCAGCGTGACCTCAGGCCTCTCAAGAAACGCCGTCATCCTGAGGCTCGAAGGCGAGCTCGACGTCAACGCGGTGCCGGTGCTGCGCGAGCATCTGCAACGCATCTGGGAGCTGCCCCCGCAGCCCTTCCTGATCCTGGACCTCGGCCAGGTGGCGTTCTGCGACTCGATGGGGATGAACGAGCTCCTCAGCGTCATGCAGCGCTGCGAGGCCCGGGGGACCAGGCTGCTGCTCGGTGGGGTGCACGGGGTGATGGCGAGGGTGTTGTCCATCACGGGGCTGCGGCACGCGTTCGAGGTCTTCGCGAGGTTCGACGACGCCCTGCGGCTGGCCGTGGCCGCGTCTTAG